TGGCGGGCAAACGAGAAGAAATCGCCCAAGCGGAAAGCGATATCCGGGTCAACACCATAACTGCCCGCAAAACGGCCTTGGAAATGCTTTTAAAGGCCGGGGACGGCAAAGAGGCGTCACAAATGGCGTTTGCCGTGGCTTCTTTGGAAAGCCTGGCGCTCAAACAAGCGGAACTTTCCGCCGCTGGGAAAATTCCCAGCGCAGCCGCCCCGGCCCGGCCCCAAATTGCCACGCGGGCGGATGCCGTGGCCGTTCTACGAGACGCTGTAGAACAAAAGTTGGGGCTTGCCCTGTCTGACCCGGCCAAAATCACCACGGCAACGGTGCAGGACGTGAAGCGTTGCCTTGACCTTGTGGCGGAGCTTGAAGCCAGCCTGCCTAAAGATGCGGAGCCGGAAGAAGCCAAACGGCGCGGTTTATCCAGCGACACGGCTCAAAGCATTTACAAGGCGCTGGGCATTACGGAGGGCGTGGAATGAACAGCGTCGCAAACGTGTTGATTCCCTACCAGCGCCGCTGGGTAGGCGACAAAAACCGGGTCAAGGTCTGGGAGAAGTCGCGCCGTATGGGGGCATCCTACGCGGAAGCGCTGGCGTCCGTTCTGGAAGCGGCCCAAAGTGCGGACGCGGGCGGGCAGGATACGTTTTACCTGTCCTATAACAAGGAAATGACCCAGACGTTCATCCGGGATTGTGCGTACTGGGCAAAAATTTTCAATGTGGTGGCTGGCGAGGCGGAGGAACTGGTTCTGAAGGATGAAGACCGGGATATTACGGTCTACCGTATACGCTTTGCGTCAGGGTTCAGCATTTGGGGGTTGCCGCCGGAACCCCGTTCGCTCCGCTCCAAACAGGGCCGGGTCATCATTGACGAAGCCGCGTTTGTTGACGACTTGCCGGAACTCATGAAAGCGGCCTTTGCCCTGCTCATGTGGGGCGGTAGCGTGTCCATCCTGTCCACACACAACGGCGAAGACAATCCTTTCAATGAACTGGTCAAGGAAATTCGGTCCGGGGTCAAACGGTATAGCTTACACCGTACCACGTTGGACGATGCCATAGGCGACGGCCTGTATAAAACCATCTGCAAAAGGGCAACTCCGCCCAGGCAGTGGAGTAAAGAAGCTGAAGAAGAATGGCGGGCCGGAATTATTGCGGACTTTGCGGACGGTGCGGATGAAGAGCTTTTTTGCATTCCGAACCGTTCCAGTGGTGCGTATCTAACCACTGCCATGGTTGAATCGTGCATGTCGGAATCCGTCCCGCTGATAACTTGGGAATCTCCCGCAAAAGATTTTGTAGACTGGCCGAAGGAAGTTGCGGCGACTTACACACGGGGGTGGCTGTAAGATAATCTGTTCCCGCTGCTGGAAGCGTTACCGCAGGATTGTGACCATTATGCCGGTGAAGACTTCGGGCGAACCGGCGACCTTTCAGTTTTTGTTCCTGCAACGGAAACAAAGGATTTGCGTCTTGTACCGCCATTCATCCTTGAACTGCGAAATTGCCCGTACCGCACACAAGAGCAGATTCTTTTTGCCATCCTTGATGCGCTGCCCCATTTTTCCGGCATCTCTCTTGATGCACGCGGCAACGGCTCCGCGCTGGCGGAAGCGGCCCGGCAGGAATACTGTCCAGAGCTTGTACGGGAAATTATGATTACCGAGGCTTGGTACAGGGATACAATGCCCAAGATGAAAGCCCGTTTTGAAGATAAAACCTTGCTGTTGTCAAAGCGGGCGGAAATATTGTCGGATTTTCGTTTGCTGCGCGTTATCAAGGGCGTTGCCCGCGTGCCGGAGCAGCGCACAACAGACAAAGACGGCAAAAAAAGACATGGCGACGCTGCCGTGGCTGTCGCCATGCTTGTTGATGCACGGGAACAGTTAGGCAACGTGGAAAAGTGGGAGTGTGAAAGTATCTCCATAAGCAAAGGTGTAAACTTTACAGGTTGGTAACTGTTTTATTTATTCTTAACCTTTATTGTTAAGGTCTCTTAATATTATTTTTACCCTAGCAATAGTTAAAAGCTGTGAAAAAAGAATTATATTCCAGCTATCACGTATCGCAAGACTTGAGAAAAGGAAAATTAAAAAATCAAAAAACCACCCACTAAGAATATCAAATCCTTTCAGAATCCATAATATTAATGCGATAAAAAGGATGAGGATTACATTCTGCACAATAAAGGCATATGATTCAACTTTACCGGGGTAATGAGTAGATAATTCAGCTATTTCGCTGCTGCATAATAAAGATGTTATGTTTCCGCACCAAGCTACAGTTATTGCTATGAGAACTCCAAGAAATGGGATTGATAAACTTAATGATGTTTTTGCATCTATATCTACTGTACTTGCAAAAATAATTGCAATGGAAATATGCAGTATTATCCAGCCGTCAAGATAGGCTGCAAGTCCAGGACTTTGCCCATTGAGCCCTTTAAAGAGCCATTCCCAGTAAGATGGGATTGATATATTATTCTTTTTTGTTTGATTCATGGATTTGTTTGAACTTATCCGTTATTACTTTTAAGAAGTCTTTGCTGTATTCCTTAAAGTCTACTGTAAACATTGTTTGCGGTAGGGACAAGGTTGCCTTAGCGGCATTTTCCCGTTTGTCCAGCCTTATAGTTCTTTCTTTGCTTTCTGCTGCGTCCTGAACTTTTGCGGAAGCTCCAGCTCCATACGCTCCAATATCATGAGAAAGATCAACCAAGCGATTTGGTTCAAGCCCCTCGTCTTTATTTTCTATTGTTATTTGGCCCCCAGAAGCCTGTGTGTCTTCCATGAGTTCGTTAAATGGGGTATAAATAGTATCTTTAAAATTTGCTGGATTTGGAAGAAGCATTACAATTGTAAACTTACTAATCTTATATGAATTTTTGAGTATTTTTATGAATTCATTTGTTTCATAGACTTGACGAGACTTACATATTGAATTTGAAAAAAGCATTTTTTCTTCAGGTGATAGGGATTTGTATCCATCAGTATTCTTTATATTTTCAATCGCAGATGCAAGTCTGTTAGCTAGTGTTTTTGGGCTGCTTAAACCGGACTTATTTTCAATAGCAAGGAGTTGCAAATTTTTGTCGTAAATGCAGTGTGAAAAGTCTGCAATTTCTGTCTCAGCTTCAACAAAGTCTTTTTTTTCGCTATCGAATTTTGCACCAGTCTTAAGGGACTGAACGCCAGCCTTAAAATAAAATCCTGATGAGCTTATTTGTTCAATCTTGGATGTTAAAAAAACTTTATATGCACCAGATGGAAGCTGTGGAGAAGTTGCAAGAAGTTTAATAAGCAAATCTTGTCTTGAAACTTCTATTTCGCCTAAGCTTCCCTTTCCCGCTTGCGGCTCTAATACAAGACGAAACAAAAACAAATCCATAGTTCTTTGATTTTCGCTCATGCCAAGTGACCCTTCGATTAAATGTTGTATAGGATTTTTATGTTAAGATTTTCTTTCTAATTGTAAAATATTATTCATTTCTTTTTCAGAGAAAACTTCATTAGAGATAAATTCTTTGTGCGTAATGCCTTTTGCAGGGCTTTTAAAAAAATGCGTCATGCTAATATCAAACATATTAGAACAAAGTTGCAATGACGGATAGATAGCCGCACCTTTCATAGAATTTGAATCAACACTTTCCATTAAATAAAAAAATGAAGACCAAAATGGGAGTGTTTGGGTAAAACGAACATCATTTTTAGGGGCTGTTAGTGAATACATTCCCCCATTCTTTTCAAATAGGGCTTCAGCAAAATTCTGCTGCCCAACGCTACAACCAGAGACAAATAGACGCCGGTGTTCAAGTTTTCTTTCAAATATAGACGCAAATTCTTCAAATTTTACCTCATCGAAAGATGTATGAATAGAGCTCGCGTCTCCATGACAAGATAAAAACAGATACCTGTAGCCTTTTTCCCGGAATATAGAAGAAATTTTTTCAAGCTCACATTTCGAGCGAATATAAAAATATATAGGATTTTTCCCTAATATTTTTAGATAATTGTATAAAAACTTCCCTTCAAATCGTTCCGCTTTTTCATCTGCTAAGGTCAAAGATTCGATAATGAAAAATTGTGGAATAGTTTTTTGTGACGGGGGAGTAGTTGAAGTCATATTGTCTCCTTTTTTAATAAAACAGTGATATCTTCGCAAATCTCAACTTCCACGGTAATGTTGCGTGAGCATTCCTCCGGCAAACATGTTAGGCAGTTACGCGTAGCATAATCCTTGTTGCTCGGCAGATTGTCAGATGCTTATTTAACCAGAGATAATATTCTTTATAATATAATTTATTCTTTATCGATGCTCAACCTATACCTTCGATAACCTTTGCGCCCTTTCCGGGCATAGCCTCCGTTCTTGCGACATTATGGCAGGAACGGAGGCTTTTTGCGTCCAGCCGTTGCCCGCAGGGCATACGGACGGCGACAGCCTGCCAATAAAAATGGAGCAATTGCTATGGCAAGCGGAATTTATCGTGCGGACGGCACATTTCAGCCGTTTCAGGCTACCGGGCTGACGACGGAACTTGCAACCCGACAAAATGCCGGTTTGACGCCGGGCGAACTGGAAGGCTGGCTGAACGTCCTGCCTGACCCTGACCCGGTTTTGCGGAAGCGCGGGGACGAAGCGTCGGTGCTGGCTGAACTTTCCGCAGACGACCAAGTGACCACGGCCATGTTGAGCCGGAAAAACCGGGAGCTGAACTGCCCCCACTTCGGTTTCCGGGCCGGAGCGCCGGACGGCGAAACAGCCAGCCCGGAAGCTGAAAATCTGCATCGACGCTTTACCCAAGACCTTGAGCGGTCAAACCTCCGCAATATCATAAGCAGCATAATTGATGCCCCTTTTTTCGGCTTCACGCCGTTGGAACTTATCTGGCGGCGCGGGGACAACTGGTGGCATCTGGTGGACGTGGCGGCACGACCAGCGCACTGGTTTGGCTTCGACAATAAAAATAACCCCGTGTTTATTGGCGTGTACGGCGGCTTGTGTGCAGAACCGCAACTATTGCCTGCAGGCAAGTTCGTCATTGTCCAGCATCACGCCACCTATGACAATCCTTACGGTTTGCGGTTGTTGACCCATCGCGCCGCCGAGGGAGTAGGGAGGGCACCATGACAGAGTCGGAGCGTTTGGCAGAGGTCGCAGCGCTCCACGCGGAGCGAAAAAGCAAGGCAGAAGAGCTTGCAGCGATAGATCGACAAATCGAACTTGTGCTATTCCCTGAATTGGCAGGAAGGCGCAAGCAAAAAGTCCGATCCGGCAAGGATTGGGAAAGAATAATGGAGTCAGGCAATGAGTGTGTCCCAACGAGCAGACGGGCGCTGGCTGGTTAAGTATAAGCGCGGGGGCAAGTGGGCACAAAAAACCTTTCGGGATGAAACCGTTGCTATCGCTTTTGATGCCGAGCAGTCAGAAGCGTTACAAGATAGCCGTCTTTCTCTGATAGAACGGTCTGCGTCGTTTTTCCATTCGCATCCCGATTATCATGTAGAAACACGTAAAAAGATTTTACATTTCATCAACGGCTATACAAACGCATCCGGCCTATGGGTTGATGGCATAGGTCAGTTTCTTCGAGACAAGTACGCGGAAGAATTAACGCGGACGGATCTGGAACTGATGCGAAACGTAATGCGCAAGCGCGGCAGCGGCAATGCCACTATCAATAAAATGCAGGCGTATATCAGGGCCATCCTGGCATGGGGGGGTGACCAGCAGCTTATCAGATTAAACCCATGGCGTGACTACAAGCGGCTGCCGACAAAGAAAACTGAAAACACTACCTCGCTGGCAGATTTTCAGAACATCTTACAGTTTTGTCCCGATTGGCTGCGGTGGGCGCTGGCAACGGCCTACGCACTGGCCATGCGTCCTGGGCACGTAGAGTTGTTTTCGCTCACCTGGGCGGCGTTTAACTGGCGACATGGATATGTGCAGTATGCACAAGGCAAGAGCGGCAGGATAAAGAGGGTGGTGCCCCCGCCTGCGTATTGGCAAGAAGCATTGCGCAGGTTTGAAGAAGACACCGCAGACGGCGTGCCGTGGGTTTGCCATCGCCTTGGTCGGAAGGTCAACAACTATCGCTCAGCATGGGAGAGGGCAAAGAAAAAGGCTGGCTATGCGGGCCGCTGCATCCGTCCATATGACATCCGGCATGCGGCTGCGTCAGAAATGCTTGCGGCGGGAGCTGACCTCGCAGCGGTTGCGGCACAAATGGGCCACGCCAGCATCCAGACAACCGCAACAACCTATGCCCACGTCACGCCAGGGGGCCAAAAACGTGCAGCAACGCTGATGCCGGATTTGGTGCAGTTTGGTGCAGAAAAAAGCCCTCACGATGATTCGTAAGGGCTTGATTTCTATGGTGCCGAGGGACAGAATTGAACTGCCGACACGGGGATTTTCAGTCCCCTGCTCTACCAACTGAGCTACCTCGGCCCTTGCGCCAGTGAAATAAATTCCACAGCGGCTGGAGAAGTCTTCTACCCACTTGGCCTGGCTTTGGCAAGTCTTTTTTGCAAAATTTATCCAATCCCTTGAAAATCGTGCGCCTTCCGGCCATACTGCCGGAGTTGCAGTACGGAGCAGGGCACCAAAAATGGCTTTGCCCCGCCTGGCTTTTGGAGTAATACCCCTGACGCGCGAGCCTGCATGCAGCGGGGCCGCGTCAGGAGGCTCGCCACTTGGGCAGTTTCCCTTTGAAAAAGGGTACATGCTCTAACGCTGTACAAAAGTGCAGCGCGCCACAACGTGACGTGGATCCAGCCGCGCTTTAGCCGTTGCGACGAAGGAAGCTACGGACAAAGACAGCAGATGGTTAATGAACGGAAAGCCTGCTGATGACTGTCGCTGTCCGTAAGCGGCAAAGACCCGCTAAGGGCTCCGCCAATCGTATTTTCGGCAGAATGAGACTCTTGAAATGTGAAGCATTTCAAAGGCACTCTTCCCGAGAACCTGGGGACATGCCCCACGGTGTTTATGGTCACACCATCCATCCCGGATGCCCTCGCAACAAGGATTTTTTTAGTGAAACCGGGCAATCCTTTTCCTCAAATCAAACATGATTTCAAACAGATGGGTGTTTCAGGCCTGGCAAGAACCATCGTGCAGGCTCTTCTTATCGGGGGAGTGACTGGCGTGGTTATCGGCCTGTTCCGCCACCTGAACCATGTGATCACACATTGGATTGTGCGCACCGTGAACGCGCACGGCCTGAGTGACGGCCTTGTCGGCTGCGCGGTGTTTTTCGGCCTGCTGCTCCTGGCTGTGCTTTCTGTGCTGCTGTTGCGCGTGGAGCCGCTGATCAGCGGGAGCGGCATCCCCCAGGTTGAGCTTATGGTCAGGGGCAAATTGCGCATGAACTGGTTTCGTGTGCTGCTCTGCAAGTTTGCTGGCGCTCTGACGGCCCTGACAGGGGGGCTTTCTGTGGGGCGGGAAGGCCCGTGCATCATGATGGGTGCTTCCCTCGGCGTGGGGGTGGGGCGGTTGTGGCACGACCCCAAGGCCGCGCATGAACCCCGGTTTCTTGTGGGTGGCAGTGCAGCTGGCCTTGGGGCTGCTTTTGGTGCACCCCTGGCGGGCATGTGTTTTGCCTTTGAGGAAATGAAGACGCCCCTTCGGACGCCGATGATCATTACCTGCGCCATTACGGCCTTTACGGCAATGCTCGTCATGCAGACCATATACGGCTTTGGCCTGGTTCTTCCCTTTGGCGCGCGCCTCATGCTGTCCTGGGAGGACTGGTGGCTGGTTCCGGTGGTGGGCGTGGCCATGGGAGCCCTTGGCGCTCTCTATAATACCCTGCTTATCCGTCTGACCCTCTGGGCCGACACTACAAAAATGCTGCCGCTGCATCTGCGCGTGGTCATTCCCTTCATGTGCGCCGGACTGTTCTTGTATTTTTATCCCACGGTGCTGGCAGGCTTTGGCATTACAGCCCTGCAACTTGCCGACATGGCCCTGCCGCTGACGGCACTTTTGCTGCTGCTGGCCGTGAAGATGGTCTTTTCCTGCGCGAGTTTCGCCTCCGGGGTGGCCGGGGGCCTGCTCATGCCCATTCTGGCCATGGGGGCCATGGCCGGGGCCTGCCTTACGTCGGCCCTGCTGCTTTTTGACGTGGTCACGCCAGAAAAGAGCGTCATCATACTTCTTATGTGCATGGCCGGACTGTTCGGCTCCTCGGTGCGCGCTCCCCTGACAGGGGCGTTCCTGATGCTCGAGATGACGGGCGCGTATTCCAACATGGCGTTCATCATCATCACGGCCTATATTGCCGCTGTCGTGGCCGACAAAATAGGGTGCGAACCCGTGTACGACAGCCTGCGCCGCCGCTGCATTGTGGAAGGAAAAATCAAGAGGCCCAGGCTCAAGCCGCGGCGTCCGCAAAGGGCTGTGGGCGGCGCTCTTGGCGGCGCGGTGTGAAACTCGCACAGCAGACGGTTTTTTGATGTGCGCAAAAGTATATATAACACATTGTTATAATTTATCTTAATAAATAGTGCTTGCACTTTGCGATTGGAGTGGCTATTTTGGCCCTTCAATGTAAAACAGGCCATGTGGAGTAGGTATGACCCGTAAAGACCGCACAGAAGGCATATACAGCCGCCGCGAAGTTCTTGATGAGAGCGAACGCCGCCAGTACTGCCTTATCCAGCTCAAGGACTTGCTTTCCTATGCGTACCGGTATTCGGAAGACGTAAAAAAGCGTTTTGACCGTGCGCAGTTTAATGTGGAGAAATTCAAGACCCTTGCTGACATCAAGCATATTCCCATTCTCAAGAAGAAGGAGCTTATCTTTCTTCAGTCCATGGGGCCGCGTCTGGGCGGACTGCTGACCAAGGACATTGGCGAACTCAAACGCATTTTTCTTTCCCCCGGCCCCATCTTTGACCCCGAAGACCGTGGCGAAGATTACTGGGGCTACACCGAAGCCTTCTATTCCGTGGGCTTTCGCCCCGGCGATGCGGTGCAGAACACGTTCAACTATCAGTTGACGCCTGCGGGCCTCATGTTTGAGGAACCCCTGCGCAACCTTGGTTGTGCGGTTATTCCCGCTGGCCCCACGGACGCCGCGACCCAGCTGGACATCATGCAGAAGCTGCGTGTGTCGGGCTATGTGGGCACGCCGAGCTTCCTCATGCACCTGGCGCAAAAGGCTGAAGAAAAGGGCCTCAACCTGCGCAAGGATCTTTTTCTGGAAGTGGCCTTTGTCACTGGCGAGCGGCTTTCGGAAAAAATGCGTTCGCAGATGGAAAAGAAGTACGACCTGGTCATGCGCCAGGGCTACGGCACGGCGGATGTGGGCTGCATCGGATACGAATGCTTCCACAGAACCGGCCTGCACATCGCCAACCGCTGCTATGTGGAAATCTGCCATCCTGACACGGGCATTCCGTTGAAGGACGGCGAAGTGGGCGAAATCGTGGTGACGGCCTTTAACAAGACCTATCCGCTTATCCGTCTGGCCACGGGCGACCTTTCGTTCATTGACCGCAGCCCCTGCGCCTGCGGCCGCACAAGCCCGCGCCTTGGCAGCATCGTGGGCCGCGTGGACACCACCGCCCGCATCATGGGCATGTTCGTGTACCCGCATCAGGTCGAGCAGGTCATGAGCCGCTTTGAAGAAATCAAGCGTTGGCAGATTGAAGTGACCAACCCCGGCGGCATCGACGAAATGACCCTCTTTGTGGAAACCAGCGGCTTCAAGCGCGAAGAAGAGCTGCTGCACCAGTTCCGCGAAAAGATCAAGCTGCGTCCCGAACTGCGCGTGCTGGCTCCCGGCAGCCTGCCCCCGCAGATCCGTCCCATCGAAGACAAGCGCCATTGGGATTAAACCCCCGCGCCAACAGATATCAGAGGCCAGCTCCGCAAGGGGCTGGCCTCTGTTTTCGTGCCCCGCGCTTCAGCGGAGGGGCACGAAATTCTGCCGCTTGCAGGCGGCATCCGCTTGACAAATAGATAGCACACTACTATTTAGCATTGCACCTAAGTGAGGTTGCACCATGAGTACATCACCCAGAGACACAGTGGGCGTACTGCTGAGCCGTACCGGCAGGGTATGGCGCACACGCCTCGACGAAAGACTGGAGCCCCTGGGCCTGACGCAGGCCCGCTGGCTCGTGTTGATGCATCTTTCGCGCATGGGCGGTGAAGCCCCGCAAAAAGAGCTGGCGCAGTCGGTTGGCGTTGAAAGCCCCACCATGGTTCGCGTGGTGGACGGCCTTGAGCGTTTGGGCCTTGTGGAGCGCGTGGGGCAAAAAGACGACCGCCGGGCCAAGACGGTGCGGC
This DNA window, taken from Desulfovibrio sp., encodes the following:
- a CDS encoding DUF935 family protein, coding for MASGIYRADGTFQPFQATGLTTELATRQNAGLTPGELEGWLNVLPDPDPVLRKRGDEASVLAELSADDQVTTAMLSRKNRELNCPHFGFRAGAPDGETASPEAENLHRRFTQDLERSNLRNIISSIIDAPFFGFTPLELIWRRGDNWWHLVDVAARPAHWFGFDNKNNPVFIGVYGGLCAEPQLLPAGKFVIVQHHATYDNPYGLRLLTHRAAEGVGRAP
- a CDS encoding site-specific integrase, which gives rise to MSVSQRADGRWLVKYKRGGKWAQKTFRDETVAIAFDAEQSEALQDSRLSLIERSASFFHSHPDYHVETRKKILHFINGYTNASGLWVDGIGQFLRDKYAEELTRTDLELMRNVMRKRGSGNATINKMQAYIRAILAWGGDQQLIRLNPWRDYKRLPTKKTENTTSLADFQNILQFCPDWLRWALATAYALAMRPGHVELFSLTWAAFNWRHGYVQYAQGKSGRIKRVVPPPAYWQEALRRFEEDTADGVPWVCHRLGRKVNNYRSAWERAKKKAGYAGRCIRPYDIRHAAASEMLAAGADLAAVAAQMGHASIQTTATTYAHVTPGGQKRAATLMPDLVQFGAEKSPHDDS
- a CDS encoding phenylacetate--CoA ligase family protein translates to MTRKDRTEGIYSRREVLDESERRQYCLIQLKDLLSYAYRYSEDVKKRFDRAQFNVEKFKTLADIKHIPILKKKELIFLQSMGPRLGGLLTKDIGELKRIFLSPGPIFDPEDRGEDYWGYTEAFYSVGFRPGDAVQNTFNYQLTPAGLMFEEPLRNLGCAVIPAGPTDAATQLDIMQKLRVSGYVGTPSFLMHLAQKAEEKGLNLRKDLFLEVAFVTGERLSEKMRSQMEKKYDLVMRQGYGTADVGCIGYECFHRTGLHIANRCYVEICHPDTGIPLKDGEVGEIVVTAFNKTYPLIRLATGDLSFIDRSPCACGRTSPRLGSIVGRVDTTARIMGMFVYPHQVEQVMSRFEEIKRWQIEVTNPGGIDEMTLFVETSGFKREEELLHQFREKIKLRPELRVLAPGSLPPQIRPIEDKRHWD
- a CDS encoding chloride channel protein produces the protein MGVSGLARTIVQALLIGGVTGVVIGLFRHLNHVITHWIVRTVNAHGLSDGLVGCAVFFGLLLLAVLSVLLLRVEPLISGSGIPQVELMVRGKLRMNWFRVLLCKFAGALTALTGGLSVGREGPCIMMGASLGVGVGRLWHDPKAAHEPRFLVGGSAAGLGAAFGAPLAGMCFAFEEMKTPLRTPMIITCAITAFTAMLVMQTIYGFGLVLPFGARLMLSWEDWWLVPVVGVAMGALGALYNTLLIRLTLWADTTKMLPLHLRVVIPFMCAGLFLYFYPTVLAGFGITALQLADMALPLTALLLLLAVKMVFSCASFASGVAGGLLMPILAMGAMAGACLTSALLLFDVVTPEKSVIILLMCMAGLFGSSVRAPLTGAFLMLEMTGAYSNMAFIIITAYIAAVVADKIGCEPVYDSLRRRCIVEGKIKRPRLKPRRPQRAVGGALGGAV
- a CDS encoding MarR family transcriptional regulator, which encodes MSTSPRDTVGVLLSRTGRVWRTRLDERLEPLGLTQARWLVLMHLSRMGGEAPQKELAQSVGVESPTMVRVVDGLERLGLVERVGQKDDRRAKTVRLTHKAQGVNEEIQRIGSGLRAEALAGLSDEELAEFLRILEIILNNLRAD